The Camelus dromedarius isolate mCamDro1 chromosome 17, mCamDro1.pat, whole genome shotgun sequence DNA window ACattgagaaacactgaattaaATGCTTAGAATCTGTAGGCTTTAATGAAATAGGTAGGAGATAGCCTCAGCCTTCAGCATGATGGCTTCTCCTGGGAGAGCCTCTCCGTTTTATTCCTCAGTAGATACTGTGTTCGTTTTTCCACCAAGCACTTGCCAGGTGTGTTTCTGTGTCCATCAAAAGGGAAGGTCAGAAAGATTTAACTCGAGCTCACGTCTGCTGAGCATCTGTAACTGCATTCCTGATGTCTTCACATATTCATCTTGTTAAATTGTTACAGCGTCTCTGTGAGACTGGGAAATATGATCCCTGCTGTaaaggtggggaaactgaggcttggactGTTCAGGGATGGTAAGCCTGGGAGCCAGGAGTGAAATTCAGGTCTTTGACCCAGCAAATACTTTTTCTACTTATTTAACCAGAAAACATGTTCCCTGCTCGACACTGTGTTTTAGAGATAATTGGCTTGACGCTAGTGTGATGGTATTTACATAAAACTTGGTATGTAAAAGCCAGTCTTTTCTTCATCATTGCACTGGCAGGGAACAGACAATTGTGACACTGGATGAAAAGCATGTGGTAGGTATAAACCCAGACAAAGGGTAGTAGTAGCCTAGCTGGGAAGAAGGGGTCACGGAAGAATTTTCTGGGGTAGTGATAACACAGATAAATTCTGAAGGATCTGGAAGTTAGCCAGATCCAAGGTAGGGGACAGTAGAGGAGTAAAGATTTTAGGTAgagtccatctacagatgactgtataaagaagctatagtatatttatacaatggaatactactcagccataaaaaagaataaaataatgccatttgcaacaacatggatggacctggagatcgtcattctaagtgaagtaagccagaaggagaaagaaaaataccatgtgatatcacgcatatgtggactcttaaaaaaagaaaaaactgtttacaaaacagaaacagacacacagacatagaaaacaaacttatggttaccagtggggaaagggggtgggaaaggataaattgggagtttgagatttgcagatactaactgctatgtatataaaatagataaacaagtttctgctgtagagcacagggaactatattcaatatcttgtagtaacctataatgaaaaagaatatgaaaacgaacatatatatgtgtatgtgtgactgacacattatgctatgcaccagaaattgacacaaactgactatatctcaattttaaaaagtagattttagGTAGAGAGGGCAACATAAGTAAAGTCACAGGATTTGGAcatcttttgatttttgttgttcttattaCTATGTTCAAATACTAGTTCAAGTACTCTGCTTGTGACTCTGTGTCCTTGTGAAacttttctctaaaaaataaatgggaaaaaacaaacaaaaaaccaaaaaacctcttTCAAACCTGggcatttttcttctctctccttttaggCCCGAAACGCGGAAAAGGCCATGTAAGTGTCGACTCAGTTTTGTCCATAAATTTCACGTGACTTAGTTACCACCACAGAGCTCTTTATCTGCCCAGGTGTTCTCCCTGTAGCATTTTCTGACAGCTCCCAGAACTTCAGCTGGATGGACATGCGCTTACCAGGGGTGGTGCAGGTGCTGAGAGTGACAGCTGTGGCAGCCACAGGGTCAGTCTGTTAACATCTGGAGGAGTTGCTCACCACAGTGGTCTGATGAGTGGTTTCCCACAGTCCTTACACACAGTGTACGTTAAGCAGACACTCAGGTGTTCAGGAGCACCCTTTTAAATCTTTATAGGCCCTGCTCCTTGGAACAGGGAAACTTGTAACATCTCTGTGGTTTCTTGATTGCAGTATATATGTGTAAGAGTGATGAGTGATGTTAAATATGATCATGAAATTTACCCACCCAGGAACTTGGGTGGTAAGAAATCTGTGAGCAGGATTTAACGGAGTCTTCTCTGTTCCTGATAGGACGGCCTTAGCAAGATTTCGCCAGGCTCAGCTGGAAGAGGGAAAAGTCAAGGTTGGTTGAAATCCTGCTCATGAATTTTAAAGCATCAAGAACGCATGCGTTAAACTCCCTCCTGAGTTTACTCAGACTCCACGTCTTCCTGTTTCCTGTCCGTGCTTCCTGATTCTCTCATGAGTCCCCGGTGAGGCTGTCTGCAGTGGGGGCATGTGACGGCCTGGCTGCTCATACTTCTGTCTCTGCTGTAATACAGTTGGGTTTCCACATTATCTGGCTCCATCTAATATTGACCAGTCGGAAGTGGAGTGTGCTGTGGGGGCAGCTCTGAGCTGAAGCCAGTAATGACCTCAGCCGTGGAGACTCAGCCAGGTTAGGGGTAACATGTACCgttctttgcatttttttaaaattacatgcacatgtgcacacacacctaTATGTACACACGCATACATGTATGTGTACGTTCTAAACGCCCATGCCCTTCATTTCCTAAGGTAGTATAAATATGCCATGAAATGGAGATAACCTGGTGTGCTTAGCCATCTCTCCGTATCAACTGACCCCGGGTCAcgcaggtttgaactgtgtgggtccacctATATAtggatatttttcagtagtaaatactgtGGAACTAcaccgtggttggttgaatctgcggaTGTGGAGGAACTATAGACCCGGAGGGCTGACTTAAGTTAAACTGGGTTCAACCCCCACGTTGCTCAGGGCTCCACTGCATTGGactttaagttgtttccagtgTCTCCCTGTAGTAGATACAGTGCAACAAATGTTTCTGCCTGTATGGTTGTTTCCTAAGGAGAGATTGCAGAGTGAGGTTTGAGGCTTGATGACAGTCATCTGGAAATGAAACTTCAGATGTCTTTAAACATTTTAGGCTTCAGGCCTGAATCAGTTGTGAAAGTTGCAAGAAGCTTGTAATTTCATACAGTACAGTGGCCACACGTGTATTTTGCTTTTCCTTAGGAGCGAAGACCCTTCCTTGCCTCAGAGTGTACTGAGCTCCCCAAAGCTGAGAAATGGAGGCGACAGGTACGTTCGGGGAGAATCTGATTGTGGCAGAAGTCACAAGTGTCTGATTGATTTTTATTATCTAAGTGACTCTTAAACCAGATCCTAAgaatttttaattactaattttGAATTAATAGTTTTCTTGTGCTTTCAGAGATATTCAAAAGTCATGAcaatttatttccttctatttttttcacAGATCATTGGAGAGATCTCTAAAAAAGTGGCTCAAATTCAGAATGGTAAGCTAGCCTGTCTCTTTAAAGTGCTTGATTCTCAAATCCACAATTAGACTTGGGGACTTCAGCTTCCTTCTCAATAATCAATAGAGcaagcagacagaaaatcagtaaggacacgGTGGAACCGAACATACTACCAGTCAACTTAACCTCGTTGACATTTATAGAACCCTCTGCTTAAAAAAGAATACACTTTCTTTTCTTAAGAGCAAATGGAATAGTCACTAAAATAGAGCATATTCtgggttataaaataaatgttagcaatcttaaaataagtaaaattttgtaAAGTATGTTCTCTGCTTATAACAGAATTAATGTgcaaattgaaaacagaaagatacctggaaaattcctgaatatttagaaattaaacagcATACTTCTAAGCAACCCATATATCTAAGAGGAAGCCTCCAAgatcttagaaaatattttgagttgaATGAGAGTGAAAACATAATGTCATGATTTAGGGGTAAAAAAATTTATGTCATGCAGCTAACACAGTGCATAGGTGAAAATTTACAGCATTAAAGtaatggaaaataagaaaggtCTCAAAGCAGTGGCCTAAGCTTCCATCCTAAGAAACTAAAAAGGAAGAGTAAGCTTAACTCAATgtgagtagaaggaaggaaatggtgAAGAGCAGAAGCCAGTGgacttgaaaacagaaaatgagtaGAGGAAGTAAATCAAAAGCTGCTTCTTTAAAAAGATTGGAAAAGTCAGTAAACACTCAGTCAGGCTGAGCAGGGACAAAAGAAGACGCAAAATTTACGAACATCAAGGATGGAACTGAGTCTGTCACTGCGGACTCTCCAGTCATTAAAAGGGTGAGGGAATATTCACACGGCTCTGGGCCTGTAACTCAGCAGCTCAGGGGGAAAGACACACCCTGCAAAGCTCGCTGAAGACAAGTGGTTCTCAATCTGGGCAGCTTTGCCCCCGGGGACGTGGGGCGCTGTCTGGAGGGTACTGCTGGCATCCGTTGGGTAGACACCAGGGGTGCTGCTAAGCGCCCTGCAGCGCACCATACAGAGAATTATCTGACCCAGAACTCCAGTGGTGCTGCTGTTCAAGAAGAGATCGGTCACCTGAGTGTAAGTGGGACTGCAGGAGTGCAGTCTTTGTTTGCTAATGAGGATGAAGggtattttcaaagatttttctctccttgtgCTGCTGAGCTCCGTTCATGATCGTTGCCCTTTCCTGATTTGGGTGTGGATGGTGTTTCTCCGAAGCTGAAACGGTATTTTTGTGTTGTGCACTTTTGTAGGCGTTGACATCCACTTCCAAGGGCATGACGTTGGTATTTGGAAGAAATGATaggaagtttttgttttctagCTGGTTTAGGCGAATTCCGGATTCGTGACCTGAATGATGAAATTAACAAGCTGCTGAGAGAGAAGGGACACTGGGAGGTCCGGATCAAGGAGCTGGGCGGTCCCGATTATGGGGTGAGTGAGTGGCAGCCCGTGGCCCTGGGGTGAGCTCGGGAGCcctgggcaggcagggtgggTCCTGACTCTCTCTGCAGCCCCTCAGCTCCCAGCAGGCCTGCTGCTGAGCGGGCACTGGAGACGTGGGAGGGGCCTGAAAGAACCTGTGGGACAAGTGGGGCGGGGCTCACAGCTGCAGCCGGGCCTCGGAACAGGCCAGGCACCTGACTTAGTGAGGCCGCAGTCTCTGGGGGTCCCCTTCTGAAGTGACCTCAGCCCCCCACATTCTTCTCTGAACTCCTTGGGATTTGGGACAGTCCTCGTCAGCCTTTTTACTTGAGGGGCCCAGGGGACACTCCATTCttccctttcttgtttttttgtctctttttttaaattaatgttttggTGGGGataattaggtctgtttatttattatttaatggggtggtgctgggggtggaacccagggcctcgtgcctGCGAGGCACAcgctctgccgctgagctgtgCCCTCTCCCCTGAAAGTACTCTGTGTGTGTTGGTGCACTTAGATATTTTCCATTCtgttctattttgatttttaaaaagtggatgaTTGTGACCTAATTAATGGATTCAACGACCCACTCCTGGGTCTCACCTTTGAAACACGCCGCCCCAGGGCCTGCCCCACTTACCCCTTTGTGAAAAGACCTACCTCAGGTCACCTGAAGCGTAGTGTCTGGTCAGCGGGCAGCAACATATTGCATAAGAAATACATGCCGTTTCCTACGTGTCGTCCTGGCCGCCTCTGCGGCCCCCTTAGCAGAGAACTGGAATGCGCACTTGAGCGCCTGGCCTGCAGGTGAGGGGTGCGTTCTCCCCGCCGCAGAGGGAGAGGCGCCCCCGTTCCTCAGGcacctgctctgttctgctcCGGCCACTGTGCCAGGAGCCTTCCCATCTCAGCTCCCTGGCGTTTCTGTGGTGACCCTGCCTCCTGTCAGAGTGTCCTGGAGTGGTGCCCGGGTCTGTTCCCCTCCTGGAAGCGTCACACAACTAATGCATGAGATACTGTCAAGTTCCGCCATCCACAGTCAGCATTCAtgcttttgtctgttttcttctagagtcTTTTTAACGCTTAGAAGACTTAAAGATGACACTCAGGTTGCTTTTTAAGGGATAAAAACAGTACCTAAGTGTTTTACTGTGTGTCTTCCACGTTTAGCATATTATCTTAAAATACATTTGCAGACATGGAAACGGTGGGCTTAAGGATCagatccattttctttttttccttcccattaaGAAAGTTGGCCCTAAAATGCTGGATCATGAAGGGAAGGAAGTCCCAGGAAACCGAGGTTACAAGTACTTTGGAGCCGCGAAAGACTTGCCTGGTGTTAGAGAGCTGTTTGAAAAAGAGCGTGAGTACCTAACGCCAGTGAGGCTTTGCCTCGTTCCCTGGTAGTAATGGTCAGGGCAGCAGGCGCGCGGGGTGCTGGCTGCTCTCCCCTTGGGGCCTCTCAGCTGCACGCCCGCCCTGCAGTATCAGGGAGTTACTGCTCCTCGATTGTAAGTGAGGAGCTCTGAGCACCGGGAGTGGGAGTCACAGGCCTGGGCAGGCAGTTGGGGCGGAACTGACTGCTGCCACGTGGCACTCTCTGCACACAGCATCTTGTCTGAGTGAGGGGCCCCTGCGTGCAGTGTCCCCTGTTTCCCGGGGCTGCCCTGAAGTTTATGTTTCAGTCACTTGTTGGGTTGCAGATACTCCCAGCTGAGAAACAGATGAAACCTGGGTGGCACCCTACTGTGTGTAAGTGAGGGGAGTGGGTCGAGCCGCGCCCCTCGCAGCTGCTACCTTTCCCATCACCACCCTGGGAGCTGCGGGCAGACCTCGGCCTCCAAAGTGCAGTGGGAAGCCGCTGGTGGGGAATTGccatgtgttttaattttgacaCTTAGGAAAGCAGCCTGAGCATTTTACAGAAAGAAGTGTGAAAAGTGGAGAAGGGTGGTGCCAGCACTCTTGCCGCCATCGGCATTCTGCTCTTTCCTGCCAGTCGGTTTTcctgtttgtttaaaaatatagccCTGCCTTCCTTCAGccctgcttatttttaaattgcttatgCTGAAACTGGCTTTGCACACGTCACTCACATCGCTGACAAATAATTCAGAGTTTGTCATGCCGTTCATTATGAAAGCAATATAATCTTATTACAGAGAAGTTGGAAAACACAGCAAATTGGGCTACAAGCCACATTTTCCCAAGTGAGAGATGGCGTCATGACTGCCGACGTGCTGGGGCGCGCTCCCCCCCAGCTTctgagggtggagggggcggggcgatCGTGAGGTGGtgctgtgtgtgtttcttttcttctttttttttgcctttacgttgtttctaaatttatttttatttattccagtcataatttttcttttaaacaaaaaagtgCCCAAGTTAATCTTAATATGTGTGGTTTAAATAGCAGTGcagcctcctctgcccccaccccagtgtcCTGCTGACAGGTCCCCATTATTGTCTGTTTGGCATGCTCCCTTCCAGGCCTTTTCCCATGCGATTCCATGCTTATTTTATCAACTAAACTTCATCAGTGTAAGTGGCGGGTGACTCAGCCCCAATTCACGCTCAGCAGAAAGGCCTCCATGTATTGCCTCACGTGACTGACAATGTTGCCTTCAGGAGTGGCTGGTTCCAGGGCAGTTCTCCACGTCACGGTTTTGTGAGagcttgttttctctctctcgcTCTGGTCTATCACCCACTTGTGTTTTGCCCTCTCTTAGCAAGACTTTTCCCCCGCAAGCAGTTTAAGCAAAATCCTCAGAGGTAAGCGTGGTTGGCTTTGACTGGATCGCAGCTCCGTCCTGTGGCCTGAAGGAATGCAGGGTTCCCAGCCAGCCAGGTTGCAGCCCTGTCCTGGGCACAGCCGGTGTGACCCCCATTCACACGCCGTGGACCGAGAGTGATGGGGGGTGGACCCACGTGGGGGCGCTGGCCAGAGGCCCCCCAGAACACAGTGGCTCTCCCGCCCCGTGTCTACCTTGGTTCTCACGCAGTTCTCCTTAGAGCGAGGAGTGGGTGAGGATTAGGGTGTCATGGGTGAAGCTGTTCCTCCTTTGGTAGGCTTCTGTTATTTCCGGATTTTCGTGATTATAAAAGTTTTGCTGATCTGATGCAgtgttctttttactttttatttccctgGTTACTAATGAAATTGACAGTTGAATTCAATTACTAATTGAAACTTTCATACATaggaattttttcttcttaagttaCCAGCGTTTTCTCTTTGACCAGTCTCTTGGGTTGCCATTTCCCTTTTGACTTTGAAGAATTACTTAAATATTCTGAATAGTAATCCTTAGTCTGAAAGTATTTGTCAGGACTTCCTCacttatcttttttatttgtttgtagtTCTCCTGTCTTATCTGTATACATACGttttttcattaaacactatGGCATTTCCTGTGTTGTCAAAGCACCTTGTGAAACAGCATGTCCGGGGCTACAGGATGCCCCACTCCACACAA harbors:
- the ISY1 gene encoding pre-mRNA-splicing factor ISY1 homolog isoform X3 codes for the protein MARNAEKAMTALARFRQAQLEEGKVKERRPFLASECTELPKAEKWRRQIIGEISKKVAQIQNAGLGEFRIRDLNDEINKLLREKGHWEVRIKELGGPDYGKVGPKMLDHEGKEVPGNRGYKYFGAAKDLPGVRELFEKELRAQLVEKWRAGREARLARGEEEEEEEEEEVNIYAVTEEESDEEGGQEKGGEDGQQKFIAHVPVPSQQEIEEALVRRKKMELLQKYASETLQAQSEEAKRLLGY